Proteins encoded in a region of the Syntrophorhabdaceae bacterium genome:
- a CDS encoding 2Fe-2S iron-sulfur cluster-binding protein, which translates to MTREKKVTITIDNRKVEAKANMTILQAARDNNIDIPSLCALEHLPSYGACRLCVVEVDGIRGFPTSCTTPVDDGMVIRTDTAEVRTLRQEVLKLLLSEHPASCLFCEEQTECKNYQGTIRKVGVTTGCRYCPNDELCELQDITKKVGLTETSYPVYYRNFPVEKEDPFYDRDYNLCLLCGRCVRVCNDIRLNGTLSFKQRGNMTTIGPAFARTHLEAGCEFCGACVAVCPTGALSAKASKWSGKPDEIVESTCPYCPVGCTLDLKVKGGEVVDVSADYDSPTEHGLICVKGRFAIPEYVLSPERLARPTILKPEGYDFLPWEEALDEAAAKLKAAGPKNAFVMVSPQLSNEDLYVAQRFAREVIGTEAILSPVIFDLGSDLRSFIDLAMMSEPIDTVASADGILTIGLDTTYGFTPLGIAVKKAARSTASLVTVSGYECNLDMLSEEAFRSDAAKWPEFIDGIMKSMTGNGTRKKTAASPFRKGGRNVVILGPEAIFSAKRKEIFERVLTMRNDLGWKVILCHPYTNLMGMLAMGAFPGLKPGGLRPDAPLKIKDPAGAVDLKQARKVGYFIGEVPSAGMPKCEYIIYQNALPAPAGKDPGLMLPSALFTEAPGTTVSFEGRILSFNKASAPSAESKPDWWIISGIAARLKKGALKYGSLAAIQSEIRKSIPGFSGKEKRVPRKKVVMEGKAAARSPLGPGRDKAPSAAFRGVPLHDHVAGMKAIEERRHK; encoded by the coding sequence ATGACAAGGGAGAAAAAGGTTACCATCACAATCGACAACAGGAAAGTAGAAGCAAAGGCAAATATGACCATCCTCCAGGCCGCGAGAGACAATAACATCGACATACCATCGCTGTGCGCCCTGGAGCACCTGCCATCCTACGGCGCATGCCGCCTGTGCGTTGTGGAGGTTGACGGCATAAGGGGTTTCCCGACATCGTGCACGACGCCCGTGGACGACGGCATGGTGATCCGCACCGACACCGCCGAGGTGAGGACGCTTCGGCAGGAGGTGCTCAAGCTTCTCTTGAGCGAGCATCCGGCGAGCTGCCTTTTCTGTGAGGAACAGACGGAGTGCAAGAATTACCAGGGAACGATCCGCAAGGTGGGTGTAACCACGGGCTGCCGGTACTGCCCCAACGACGAGCTTTGCGAGCTTCAGGATATAACGAAGAAGGTCGGCCTCACGGAAACATCCTACCCGGTGTACTACAGGAATTTTCCCGTCGAAAAGGAAGATCCTTTTTATGACAGGGACTACAATCTGTGCCTTCTGTGCGGCCGCTGCGTAAGGGTCTGCAACGATATCCGGCTCAACGGGACCTTGAGTTTCAAACAGCGCGGAAATATGACCACCATAGGGCCGGCGTTTGCGCGCACTCATCTCGAGGCGGGGTGCGAATTTTGTGGAGCCTGCGTGGCCGTGTGCCCCACGGGTGCATTGTCGGCAAAGGCGAGCAAGTGGTCGGGCAAGCCCGACGAGATCGTCGAGTCCACATGCCCCTATTGCCCGGTTGGATGCACACTTGATCTCAAGGTGAAAGGGGGAGAGGTTGTCGACGTCAGCGCCGACTATGATTCCCCGACGGAACATGGCCTTATCTGTGTGAAGGGCCGGTTCGCAATACCCGAATACGTTCTGAGCCCGGAAAGGCTCGCGAGACCGACGATACTCAAGCCGGAAGGCTACGACTTTCTTCCGTGGGAAGAGGCGCTTGACGAGGCCGCCGCGAAGCTCAAGGCGGCGGGGCCAAAGAACGCCTTCGTCATGGTGTCGCCGCAACTGTCCAACGAGGACCTTTACGTAGCGCAGCGATTCGCGAGGGAGGTCATCGGGACGGAGGCGATCCTTTCGCCGGTGATATTTGACCTCGGCAGCGACCTGAGATCTTTCATCGATCTCGCCATGATGTCGGAACCCATCGATACGGTGGCCTCCGCAGATGGCATCCTGACCATCGGTCTCGATACTACCTACGGTTTCACGCCCCTTGGCATCGCCGTGAAGAAAGCGGCCAGGAGCACAGCCTCTCTGGTAACGGTCAGCGGTTACGAGTGCAACCTTGACATGCTTTCCGAAGAGGCCTTTCGATCAGATGCGGCAAAATGGCCTGAGTTCATTGACGGCATAATGAAGTCGATGACAGGCAATGGAACGAGAAAAAAAACCGCGGCATCCCCTTTCAGGAAGGGTGGCCGCAACGTCGTCATCCTCGGGCCTGAGGCCATATTCTCGGCTAAACGCAAAGAGATATTCGAACGTGTTCTCACAATGAGGAACGATCTGGGATGGAAGGTGATCCTGTGCCATCCTTATACAAATCTCATGGGCATGCTTGCCATGGGGGCATTCCCCGGTCTGAAGCCGGGAGGACTAAGGCCCGACGCCCCGCTGAAGATCAAGGACCCGGCGGGTGCTGTCGATCTCAAGCAAGCCCGCAAGGTCGGCTATTTCATCGGTGAGGTCCCGTCGGCCGGAATGCCGAAATGTGAGTACATCATTTACCAGAATGCTCTCCCCGCACCTGCCGGGAAGGATCCAGGGCTTATGCTGCCCTCCGCTCTTTTTACGGAGGCGCCCGGGACGACGGTCAGTTTCGAAGGTAGGATCCTCTCTTTCAACAAGGCGTCGGCCCCCTCCGCCGAATCGAAGCCCGACTGGTGGATCATATCGGGTATAGCGGCGAGATTGAAAAAGGGAGCTTTGAAATACGGATCTCTGGCCGCCATCCAATCAGAGATCCGAAAGTCGATCCCCGGTTTTTCGGGCAAGGAAAAGAGGGTCCCGAGAAAAAAGGTGGTCATGGAAGGTAAGGCGGCAGCAAGGAGTCCCCTGGGACCGGGCCGTGACAAAGCCCCTTCGGCGGCGTTCCGCGGTGTGCCCCTTCACGATCATGTGGCCGGTATGAAGGCGATAGAAGAAAGGAGGCATAAGTGA
- a CDS encoding sulfide/dihydroorotate dehydrogenase-like FAD/NAD-binding protein — MNKVIERSMIVPNMHLLEIEAPQIASKVKPGQFVIVRGDDEGERIPLSIADYDVEKGSISIVFMEVGASTSALARLKAGDEVATCVGPLGNATSIETFGNVMLVGGCYGIGSLYPVAKELKAKGNKITVVLEARSSYLIYWLNKYVPLADKIFTITRDGSLGTKGHISRLPDVIHGMPVRPDRIIVNGCTYLMAHTSEVTKDLGIPIVVNLNPIMIDGTGMCGVCRVTVGGQMKFACVDGPEFNGHDIDWKEFLARRKAYTTEETLFFRRSDAPSAHNEGKCAWHE, encoded by the coding sequence GTGAATAAGGTCATAGAGCGGTCGATGATCGTTCCCAATATGCATTTGCTTGAGATAGAGGCCCCTCAGATCGCCTCCAAGGTGAAGCCCGGACAGTTTGTGATCGTCCGGGGAGATGACGAAGGGGAGCGCATCCCTCTTTCCATAGCCGACTATGATGTCGAAAAAGGGAGCATATCCATCGTTTTCATGGAGGTAGGCGCGTCGACCTCGGCGCTCGCCCGGCTCAAGGCAGGCGATGAGGTGGCGACCTGTGTCGGCCCGCTGGGGAACGCGACATCGATAGAGACATTCGGAAACGTCATGCTGGTGGGAGGATGCTACGGGATAGGAAGCCTTTACCCCGTGGCGAAGGAGTTGAAGGCGAAGGGGAACAAGATCACTGTGGTTCTGGAGGCAAGAAGCTCGTACCTGATCTACTGGTTGAACAAGTATGTCCCGCTGGCGGACAAGATATTCACCATAACCCGTGACGGGAGCCTGGGAACGAAAGGCCACATAAGCCGTCTGCCGGACGTAATACACGGCATGCCCGTCCGGCCCGACAGGATCATCGTCAACGGGTGCACCTATCTCATGGCGCATACGTCGGAGGTCACAAAAGACCTGGGGATCCCGATAGTGGTCAACTTAAACCCCATTATGATCGACGGCACGGGGATGTGCGGTGTCTGCCGAGTTACCGTTGGCGGACAAATGAAATTTGCCTGCGTGGATGGTCCCGAGTTTAACGGACACGACATTGACTGGAAGGAATTTCTCGCGCGCAGAAAGGCGTATACGACTGAAGAGACGCTCTTCTTCCGCAGGAGCGACGCCCCATCTGCGCATAACGAAGGGAAGTGTGCCTGGCATGAATGA
- the gltA gene encoding NADPH-dependent glutamate synthase gives MNEEKTQEKTSKIDLNRRDMPRQSPEMRRNNFSEVALGYTQEMALAEASRCLQCKKPKCQTGCPVEIDIPGFISCINKGDFAAGIKKLKEKNCLPAVSGRVCPQESQCESKCILGNKKAEIAIGRLERFLADWEAAQGKVDLPARAKSTGKKIAIVGSGPAGLTVAGDLILLGHEVTIFEALHKAGGVLVYGIPEFRLPKAIVQREVDYLKALGVKVFTDFVVGKTRSIDEILEEFDAVFVGTGAGLPWFMNIPGENLNGVYSANEYLTRMNLMKGYLYPKSSTPVKKHVKVAVVGGGNVAMDSARTALRMGAAESHIVYRRSHAELPARAEEAENAEEEGVIFDLLTLPLAYIGDENGWVKEIECIKMELGEPDASGRRTPVEKKGSNFRMQTDAVVCAIGNSPNPLVPATTPGLDTTKRGTLVADPETGKTTRDRVWAGGDIVTGAATVILAMGAGRKAARAIHEYLTTGKQ, from the coding sequence ATGAATGAAGAGAAAACGCAGGAAAAAACAAGCAAGATCGATCTCAATCGGAGAGACATGCCGAGGCAGTCACCCGAGATGAGACGGAACAACTTCAGCGAGGTAGCGCTGGGTTATACGCAGGAAATGGCGCTGGCTGAAGCCTCGCGCTGTCTCCAGTGCAAGAAGCCCAAGTGCCAGACAGGGTGCCCGGTGGAGATAGACATCCCCGGTTTCATATCCTGTATCAACAAAGGTGATTTTGCGGCGGGGATAAAAAAGCTCAAGGAAAAGAACTGCCTGCCTGCCGTATCCGGCAGGGTGTGTCCCCAGGAATCCCAGTGCGAGTCGAAATGCATACTGGGCAACAAAAAAGCCGAAATTGCCATCGGACGGCTTGAGCGGTTTCTCGCAGACTGGGAGGCGGCCCAGGGAAAAGTGGACCTGCCGGCCAGGGCGAAGTCCACGGGGAAAAAGATTGCCATTGTAGGTTCCGGCCCAGCGGGGCTTACCGTTGCAGGCGACCTCATCCTTCTCGGTCATGAAGTGACCATCTTCGAGGCGCTTCACAAGGCCGGGGGTGTTCTCGTCTACGGCATCCCGGAATTCCGTCTTCCCAAGGCCATCGTTCAGCGGGAAGTGGATTATCTGAAGGCCCTTGGGGTGAAGGTGTTCACCGATTTCGTTGTCGGGAAGACGCGTTCCATTGATGAGATCCTTGAGGAGTTCGATGCCGTGTTTGTGGGAACCGGCGCGGGGCTTCCCTGGTTCATGAACATCCCCGGGGAGAACCTCAACGGTGTCTATTCGGCGAACGAATACCTGACGCGTATGAACCTCATGAAGGGTTACCTGTATCCGAAATCCTCGACACCCGTCAAGAAGCATGTGAAGGTGGCGGTTGTCGGCGGAGGCAACGTGGCAATGGATTCCGCCCGGACGGCCCTGCGTATGGGCGCCGCGGAATCGCATATCGTTTACCGGCGCTCCCACGCTGAGTTGCCGGCGCGTGCCGAGGAGGCTGAAAACGCCGAGGAAGAAGGAGTGATCTTCGATCTGCTCACCCTGCCGCTCGCCTATATAGGAGACGAGAACGGTTGGGTCAAGGAGATTGAATGCATCAAGATGGAACTTGGCGAGCCCGATGCTTCGGGAAGGCGTACCCCCGTGGAGAAGAAGGGTTCCAATTTCCGGATGCAGACGGATGCGGTAGTGTGTGCCATCGGCAACAGCCCCAATCCCCTGGTACCGGCAACAACGCCGGGTCTTGACACGACGAAACGGGGAACACTGGTTGCAGACCCCGAGACAGGGAAAACAACCCGCGACCGGGTATGGGCAGGAGGCGACATAGTGACGGGGGCGGCAACGGTCATCCTTGCCATGGGGGCCGGTAGAAAGGCGGCCCGCGCCATCCACGAGTATCTGACGACAGGAAAACAGTGA